A region of the Chryseobacterium gotjawalense genome:
TTGTCAAGTTTTGTAGTCAGGTAACGGATGATTCTCTCGTCACGTTTGAAAGCAAGTTCTAAGTCTGCTACTACAGTACCTTCACCTTTGAATTCGATCAAAGTGTAGAATCCATTCTTTTTTAATTGAATTGGATAGGCTAATTTTTTCAGTCCCCATTTTTCTTTGGCAACGATTTCGCAATTGTGTGAAGTCAATAAGTCTTCAAATTTTTTCACTGCTTCCTCCACCTGTGCGTCAGATAGAACGGGAGTTAAAATGAAAACAGTTTCGTAATTGTTCATAATGTTAATTAATTTTGTTAATTATTTCGAGGTGCAAAAATATAACTTCTTTTTGTAACATGCAAGAAAATGAACGTACTAAAGAAGTTTTTGGAAGTAATTCCGGAAATATTCGAAATACAAACGGTTTTTATTCTAGCCCGGATCGAAACGGCATCCTTTTTTGAGGAGGAACGACGAAAAAAAGATACAGTGAAGAGCCGGACTGAACAGGTAAAAATACCCGGTTTTGTAGCTCCTGATTATTTCCGTAACTCAGCGAGACAGCGTGTTTTTAATTGCCTAAATACGAAGTCTAAAACGCGAAATCTTTCATTCTTGAGTGGGCGAGTTCAGCTTCATTGATCCAGGTTAAAAACGCTTCTAATTTATCCTGTAACTTTTGGCCCGAATTGTATTTTTTAAAAAATGAAATTTCAAATTTATCTTTATCAAAGTCCGTAAACTGCCAGGAATTAAGGTAAAATAAAACAAAGTCATCTTTTTTAATGGTTTCTACCACCATTTTTTCATAATAAGAAAGCGGCATTATTTGAAAAATAAAATCATTGTAAGGGATTTGAGAATACCTGGAAATGCTTTCGTGCAGAATACTCAGCCCATTCTTTTCGATGATAGGAGCTTTTCTCTCAAATCTTTTAAAAGGAAATGCAAAAGAGGTTTCTTCGATTAGGGAAACATAAGTGAACCGCAAATGTAGAATTTCATTCAAATCAAAAGCATTTTCCTTCATCCGAATTCCACGGATTTGCTTTTCAATAAGTTCTTCCGTGTTTTTCTTAATGCGTTCAATTT
Encoded here:
- the rpsF gene encoding 30S ribosomal protein S6, with the translated sequence MNNYETVFILTPVLSDAQVEEAVKKFEDLLTSHNCEIVAKEKWGLKKLAYPIQLKKNGFYTLIEFKGEGTVVADLELAFKRDERIIRYLTTKLDKHAIEYAVKRRTKVKTAKA
- a CDS encoding polysaccharide deacetylase family protein, with amino-acid sequence MVLLTFNIINPDWAFKNIGGLRNQDLLEITIQNTKAVLRSLESKEIRATFFIEISLIPQLDTLIKKIIDEGHEISFYHIDSSLEEIERIKKNTEELIEKQIRGIRMKENAFDLNEILHLRFTYVSLIEETSFAFPFKRFERKAPIIEKNGLSILHESISRYSQIPYNDFIFQIMPLSYYEKMVVETIKKDDFVLFYLNSWQFTDFDKDKFEISFFKKYNSGQKLQDKLEAFLTWINEAELAHSRMKDFAF